One Camelus ferus isolate YT-003-E chromosome 21, BCGSAC_Cfer_1.0, whole genome shotgun sequence genomic region harbors:
- the LMNA gene encoding lamin has protein sequence METPSQRRATRSGAQASSTPLSPTRITRLQEKEDLQELNDRLAVYIDRVRSLETENAGLRLRITESEEVVSREVSGIKAAYEAELGDARKTLDSVAKERARLQLELSKVREEFKELKARNTKKEGDLMAAQARLKDLEALLNSKEAALSTALSEKRTLEGELHDLRGQVAKLEAALGEAKKQLQDEMLRRVDAENRLQTLKEELDFQKNIYSEELRETKRRHETRLVEIDNGKQREFESRLADALQELRAQHEDQVEQYKKELEKTYSAKLDNARQSAERNSNLVGAAHEELQQSRIRIDSLSAQLSQLQKQLAAKEAKLRDLEDSLARERDTSRRLLADKEREMAEMRARMQQQLDEYQELLDIKLALDMEIHAYRKLLEGEEERLRLSPSPTSQRSRGRAASHSSQTQSGGSITKKRKLESTESRSSFSQHARTSGRVAVEEVDEEGKFVRLRNKSNEDQSMGNWQIKRQNGDDPLLTYRFPPKFTLKAGQVVTIWAAGAGASHSPPTDLVWKAQNTWGCGNSLRTALINSTGEEVAMRKLVRSVTVVEDDEDEDGDDLLHHHHGSHGSSSGDPAEYNLRSRTVLCGTCGQPADKASASGSGAQVGGSISSGSSASSVTVTRSYRSVGGSGGGSFGDSLVTRSYLLGNSSPRTQSPQNCRIM, from the exons ATGGAGACCCCGTCCCAGCGGCGCGCCACCCGCAGCGGGGCGCAGGCCAGCTCCACCCCGCTGTCGCCCACCCGCATCACCCGACTGCAGGAGAAGGAGGACCTGCAGGAGCTCAACGACCGCTTGGCGGTCTACATCGACCGTGTGCGCTCGCTGGAGACGGAGAATGCAGGTCTGCGCCTTCGCATCACTGAGTCTGAGGAGGTAGTCAGCCGCGAGGTGTCCGGCATCAAGGCCGCCTACGAGGCCGAACTCGGGGATGCCCGCAAGACCCTTGACTCGGTGGCAAAGGAGCGTGCCCGCCTGCAGCTGGAGCTGAGCAAAGTGCGCGAGGAGTTCAAGGAGCTCAAAGCACG CAATACCAAGAAGGAGGGAGACTTGATGGCCGCCCAGGCCCGGCTCAAGGACCTGGAGGCTCTGCTCAACTCCAAGGAGGCAGCGCTGAGCACTGCTCTCAGCGAGAAGCGTACGCTGGAGGGCGAGCTGCATGACCTGCGGGGGCAAGTAGCCAAG CTCGAGGCAGCCCTGGGTGAGGCCAAGAAACAACTTCAGGATGAGATGCTGCGGCGGGTGGATGCTGAGAACAGGCTGCAGACCCTGAAGGAGGAACTGGACTTCCAGAAGAACATCTACAGCGAG GAGCTTCGTGAGACCAAGCGCCGCCATGAGACTCGGCTGGTGGAGATTGATAATGGGAAGCAGCGGGAGTTTGAGAGCCGGCTGGCTGACGCCCTGCAGGAGCTGCGTGCCCAGCACGAGGACCAGGTGGAGCAGTATAAGAAGGAACTGGAGAAGACCTATTCTGCCAAG CTGGATAACGCCAGGCAGTCAGCCGAGAGGAACAGCAACCTGGTGGGGGCTGCCCACGAGGAGCTGCAGCAGTCCCGCATCCGCATCGACAGCCTTTCGGCCCAGCTCAGCCAGCTCCAGAAGCAG CTGGCAGCCAAGGAGGCGAAGCTGCGCGACCTGGAGGACTCACTGGCCCGCGAGCGTGACACCAGCCGGCGGCTGCTGGCGGATAAGGAGCGGGAGATGGCGGAAATGCGAGCAAGGATGCAGCAGCAGCTGGATGAGTACCAGGAGCTGCTGGACATCAAGCTGGCCCTGGACATGGAGATCCATGCCTACCGCAAGCTCCTGGAGGGCGAGGAGGAGAG GCTAcgcctgtcccccagccccacctcgcAGCGCAGCCGTGGCCGTGCAGCCTCTCACTCCTCCCAGACACAGAGTGGGGGCAGCATCACCAAAAAACGCAAACTAGAGTCCACCGAGAGCCGTAGCAGCTTCTCCCAGCACGCTCGCACCAGCGGGCGCGTGGCCGTGGAGGAGGTGGACGAGGAGGGCAAATTCGTGCGCCTGCGCAACAAGTCCAATGAG GACCAGTCCATGGGCAACTGGCAGATCAAGCGCCAGAATGGAGATGACCCCTTGCTGACCTACCGCTTCCCACCAAAGTTCACTCTGAAGGCTGGGCAGGTGGTGACG ATCTGGGCTGCAGGAGCTGGGGCCTCTCATAGCCCCCCTACCGACTTGGTGTGGAAGGCACAGAACACCTGGGGCTGCGGAAACAGCCTACGCACAGCTCTCATCAACTCCACTGGGGAA GAGGTGGCCATGCGCAAGCTGGTGCGCTCAGTGACGGTGGTTGAGGACGACGAGGATGAGGATGGAGATGACCTGCTCCATCACCACCAC GGCTCCCACGGCAGCAGCTCGGGGGACCCCGCCGAGTACAACCTGCGCTCCCGCACCGTGCTGTGCGGGACGTGCGGGCAGCCTGCCGACAAGGCGTCTGCCAGCGGCTCGGGAGCCCAGGTGGGCGGATCCATCTCCTCTGGCTCCTCTGCCTCCAGTGTCACAGTCACTCGCAGCTACCGCAgtgtggggggcagtgggggtggcagCTTCGGGGACAGCCTGGTCACCCGCTCCTACCTCCTGGGCAACTCCAGCCCCCGAACCCAG AGCCCCCAGAACTGCCGAATCATGTAA